A window from Triticum aestivum cultivar Chinese Spring chromosome 6D, IWGSC CS RefSeq v2.1, whole genome shotgun sequence encodes these proteins:
- the LOC123141155 gene encoding BTB/POZ and MATH domain-containing protein 2-like, with the protein MENVTASTNRLSSVTGVHLFKISGHSLVKGTDLCIMSKTFRIGGHDWAIRYYPYGQKQKDDGNKETVNTTAGGEHTSVFLYLENAAKGEVRANIWFSLQDPASPEKGEKNRRGAETRDFKPGAPARAWGFPTFMSKADLVASGCIKDDCLVIKCTIEVITSERFDDHGEDDDVVAVPPSELTKNIGGLLENGLRADMTVKIGLFKRFKVHGCILAAQSPVFRAQLCGSMLESRRSSIRIKDIRVEVFEVLLHYMYKDSLPPFMEESTEEATNMAQHLLVAADRFAMERLKLLCANKLSKTLDVNTVGFTLDFAERNN; encoded by the coding sequence ATGGAAAACGTGACCGCCTCGACGAACCGCTTGTCGTCCGTCACCGGTGTGCACCTGTTCAAGATCTCCGGGCACTCCCTGGTCAAAGGCACCGACCTATGCATCATGTCCAAGACCTTCCGCATCGGCGGCCACGACTGGGCCATCCGATACTACCCCTACGGCCAGAAGCAGAAGGACGACGGCAATAAGGAAACCGTCAATACGACGGCCGGTGGAGAGCATACGTCGGTTTTCCTCTACTTGGAGAACGCAGCAAAGGGCGAGGTCAGAGCGAACATCTGGTTCTCCCTCCAAGACCCCGCGTCGCCGGAGAAGGGGGAGAAGAACAGAAGAGGCGCCGAGACGCGCGACTTCAAGCCCGGAGCACCGGCACGGGCATGGGGTTTCCCGACGTTCATGAGCAAGGCTGATCTGGTTGCATCGGGATGCATCAAAGATGACTGCCTAGTGATCAAGTGCACCATCGAGGTCATTACCTCCGAGCGCTTCGACGACCACGGAGAAGACGACGACGTCGTGGCCGTGCCGCCCTCCGAACTGACCAAGAATATTGGCGGACTTCTTGAGAACGGCCTCAGAGCGGACATGACCGTCAAGATCGGCTTGTTCAAGAGGTTCAAGGTGCACGGTTGCATCCTCGCCGCGCAGTCGCCAGTCTTCCGTGCGCAGCTGTGTGGCTCCATGCTCGAGAGTAGGAGAAGCAGCATCCGCATCAAGGACATTCGAGTTGAAGTTTTCGAGGTCCTGCTGCATTACATGTACAAGGACTCCCTGCCTCCATTCATGGAGGAGAGCACTGAAGAGGCTACAAACATGGCGCAACATTTGCTCGTCGCAGCCGATCGGTTCGCCATGGAAAGATTGAAGCTGCTTTGCGCCAACAAGCTGAGCAAGACCCTTGATGTCAACACCGTGGGTTTTACTCTGGATTTTGCTGAGAGAAACAACTAA
- the LOC123141156 gene encoding BTB/POZ and MATH domain-containing protein 1-like: protein MPSLADSSPPEAVVSKTSSSVAVHTGEHLFTIFRHSRIKGSNTCLTSKRFRVGGHDWVIDYYPNGDSRIADGQFTSVFLMLMTACQCEVKLSYTFCLHDPAAPLTGEKHKFGHTIKFSSEGDSSGTHKFVSKADLAASGCIKDDCLVIKCTIDVIDDSDDSSLIVPPSELSKDLHNLLQRGFRADLTVVVGKYYKSFKVHGCILAARSPVFQAQLCGSMMESTESSIHIEGMSAKAFEVLLYYMYNDSLPGFMDESTKEATNMATHLLVAADRYAMERLKLMCECKLSKVVAMNTVGSILNLAEQYSCHQLKARCLKYVGKNSGRLQAIEDAGGFVQLKHNHPLLARDILGKPGCKKNKNKKKKKKGGKARNK, encoded by the coding sequence ATGCCCAGCCTCGCCGATTCATCGCCGCCGGAGGCCGTAGTCAGCAAGACATCCTCGTCGGTGGCCGTCCACACCGGCGAGCACCTGTTCACCATCTTCCGCCACTCCCGGATCAAAGGCAGCAACACATGCCTCACGTCCAAGCGCTTCCGCGTCGGCGGTCACGACTGGGTTATCGACTACTACCCGAACGGCGACTCCAGGATTGCTGACGGGCAGTTCACGTCGGTCTTCCTCATGCTGATGACCGCCTGCCAGTGCGAGGTCAAGCTGTCCTATACCTTCTGCCTCCACGACCCCGCGGCACCCCTGACCGGGGAGAAGCACAAATTCGGCCACACCATCAAGTTTTCGTCCGAGGGCGACAGTTCTGGTACACACAAGTTTGTGAGCAAAGCTGATCTAGCCGCGTCTGGTTGCATCAAGGATGACTGCCTAGTGATCAAGTGCACCATCGATGTTATTGACGACAGTGACGACAGTTCTTTAATCGTGCCGCCCTCCGAGCTAAGCAAAGATCTCCACAACCTTCTACAAAGAGGCTTCAGGGCAGACCTGACTGTCGTGGTTGGCAAGTACTACAAGAGTTTTAAGGTGCATGGGTGCATCCTCGCGGCCCGGTCACCCGTGTTCCAAGCCCAGCTGTGTGGCTCCATGATGGAGAGCACAGAAAGCAGCATCCACATCGAGGGCATGAGTGCTAAGGCTTTCGAGGTCTTGTTGTATTACATGTACAATGACAGCCTGCCTGGGTTCATGGATGAGTCCACGAAAGAGGCTACGAACATGGCGACACATCTGCTCGTTGCGGCTGACAGGTATGCCATGGAGAGGCTGAAGCTGATGTGCGAGTGCAAGCTGAGCAAAGTTGTAGCCATGAACACAGTAGGTTCCATCTTGAATCTTGCGGAGCAATACAGTTGCCATCAGCTCAAGGCCCGTTGTCTCAAGTACGTTGGGAAAAACAGCGGGAGGTTGCAAGCCATTGAAGACGCAGGAGGGTTTGTGCAACTAAAGCACAACCACCCACTCCTTGCGCGTGATATTCTCGGCAAACCCGGGTGtaagaagaacaagaacaagaaaaagaaaaagaagggaGGCAAGGCGCGGAACAAATAA